The stretch of DNA GGAACCCCGTTCTCCTGGCTACCCAGGCGCTCTTCACCCTGGCCATCGCCGTCGCGGCGGGGGCTGTGGAGCACAGCAGCCTCCTGGGGCCAGGCTTCAGCCTCCCCCCGATGCTGGCTGCCCTCATGCTGTTCCAGGCGGCGTTCACAGCCTACACCTCCTACATAAGGGAGGCTGAGTGGGGTACTCTTGAGGCGCTGAGGACCTCGCCCGTAGACCCTGGGCTGGTCTATCTGGCGAAGACCCTCTACTCCGCGGCCTCCATATTCCTGACGACCCTGGCGTTCCTCCCGGTGTACGCCGTGCTCGCCTCCCCCCCGATACCCCTATGGGGCTACCTCATGCTGGGGGAGTGGATACTCCTCTCCTCCCTCCTACTAGGGGGCGTTGCCAGCCTCTCCTCGGCCATGCTCTCCTACAGCAGGAACCAGGCCTTACTGACCCCCACGATACTGGCTGTCGTCTCGGCCCCCTACATGAGGGTGGCCTCCAGGCCCCTCGCCGACCTGGGGGCGGGGCTGGAGCCCGCTGGGGGGTGGTGGGCCGTGCTCGCGGCCCAGGCTATAGGGTTCGCCCTGGTGGGATACACGCTCTCCAGGCAGCTCTCCTAGTCGAAGTCGACCACCTTGACCGCCTCTCTGCCCTCCAGCCTCCTCACGCTCATGTACCTGTAGCTTATCCTCTTGAGGTAGGGGTTGTGGCCCTGTATGATGACGGTGTGGAGCCTGGCGTCTGACCTCTTGAGGCTGTCCTCAACCACGTCGATGTTAAGCCTGTCCTCCCCATCCGTGATCAGCACGATATCGCTTATCCTCTGCTCCCCCCGGGGGGTTCTGGAGATGTCGTCAGCCGCCGTCTTTATGGCCGCGGTTATGTCCGTACCGCCCCCCGCCTTCACCGCGGCCAGGTACTTGACGAGCTCCAGGAAGTCCCTCGGCTTGCTCCTGGGCCTGAGGTGTATCGCCGGGTAGGTTACGCTGTCGAAGAACCTGGCGGAGAACCTCCTGTTCTCGGCCAGGCTCCTCCTGAAGAGGGCCACAGCCACCGCCCTAGCCCAGTCTATCTTCGCCCCCACCATGCTGCCGCTCTTGTCCAGGAGCACGTATATCGGCCCCCTGCTCGAGTCGAGGACCTTCCTGTAGAGGAGAAGCTTGGAGCTGGAGAAGCTGGCCCAGAAGTACTCGTCGGGGAGTATCAGCTGGGAGTAGTGTATCCTCTCCAGGTCGCTCCCGTACTCGAGCCCGTCGAACCATCCCTTCGGGCTCCTAGTCTCCCTCCTGCTCCTCCTCCTCATGATCTCCCTTATGCCCTGGACGTTCTCCAGCACCCTGCTGACGTCGGTCTCCCGGGCTATCCTGAGTATGAACTCTATGTTCTCGTCGAACGCCAGCACACTCGTATCCCCAGCCCCCATCATGGAGAGAAGCTGCTTCACGTTCTTAGCCGCCCTAGCATCCTTCTCCACAGACTCCAGAGCCTTTTCAACAGCCTCCCTCAGCTTCTCCTCGTCAAACTCGCCGCCCGGCTCACCCTCGCCCTGGCC from Aeropyrum pernix K1 encodes:
- a CDS encoding ABC transporter permease, whose translation is MPRAFLWLVRKEALLAARNPVLLATQALFTLAIAVAAGAVEHSSLLGPGFSLPPMLAALMLFQAAFTAYTSYIREAEWGTLEALRTSPVDPGLVYLAKTLYSAASIFLTTLAFLPVYAVLASPPIPLWGYLMLGEWILLSSLLLGGVASLSSAMLSYSRNQALLTPTILAVVSAPYMRVASRPLADLGAGLEPAGGWWAVLAAQAIGFALVGYTLSRQLS
- a CDS encoding vWA domain-containing protein, which produces MPDNGSGEEGGVEKVRRSLIRGVGVIDEVKLYRGQKILSTARKLNISGIPEIITPELAVDVFYTFYYPVPSLEEEPPLEGGEEALFRRRVLESLLMSPNLWRAKPYTTADSLTSVVAAASFVERLARLLSRLQRPQRGRSRDREEKEGENQGGQGEGEPGGEFDEEKLREAVEKALESVEKDARAAKNVKQLLSMMGAGDTSVLAFDENIEFILRIARETDVSRVLENVQGIREIMRRRSRRETRSPKGWFDGLEYGSDLERIHYSQLILPDEYFWASFSSSKLLLYRKVLDSSRGPIYVLLDKSGSMVGAKIDWARAVAVALFRRSLAENRRFSARFFDSVTYPAIHLRPRSKPRDFLELVKYLAAVKAGGGTDITAAIKTAADDISRTPRGEQRISDIVLITDGEDRLNIDVVEDSLKRSDARLHTVIIQGHNPYLKRISYRYMSVRRLEGREAVKVVDFD